The Pyrus communis chromosome 12, drPyrComm1.1, whole genome shotgun sequence genomic sequence ttcttcttcttcttcttcttcttcttcttcttcttcttcttccactactactattttataccacattatttggtttgcaaatttggtttacaaaatttggtctccctagcattccTAGACCAaagcattctttcttcttcttcttcttcttcttcttcttcttcttcttcttcttcttcttccactactactattttataccacattatttggtttgcaaatttggtttacaaaatttggtctccctagcattccTAGACCAaagcattctttcttcttcttcttcttcttcttcttcttcttcttcttcttcttcttcttcttcttcttcttcttcttccactactactattttataccacattatttggtttgcaaatttggtttacaaaatttggtctccctagcattccTTCTTCCACTACTACTATTTTATACTATACTCTTACATGCATTATTAATAATGAGTAATGTGCTATTCCGAAGCACAAAACTAACACAATTACTAATACATTTTCTAGTAGAGTTGCGAATTCGACCATAGTGAGTGACAAATTAATTTTACAGGAAGCTGAGCAAAATGATATTGGAAACAGAAAAAGAATAATATGTTAcgttgaatcattaatggcaTATATCAGCAAAagtaataagaaaaagaaaaaatgatggTGCAGGTCAGGGGTCTATGCCAGACTGGAACGAAACTCTGCTATTCACCATTGCTGGTGCTGAAGATGATCTCGGGATAAAAATATATGACCAGGACAGTGGTTCCCTTGATGATTACGTAGGAGAATTAAAGTAAGTACTTTGCAATCTCCATGCATGCAGTATTCTGCAAACTTTGCATAATGTAACCGTTAAATTACGCTTTGCAGCTTGAATGTTAGGTTTACGGCAGTCTTGGAGAGCTAAAAAGTAATTCGGATCATTAAAATACAATGTGTGAAGTCCAGTAAAATATCTTACGAATAAGCTTGTcgatagagagagagataaagaacCAAAACTTATTCTAAAACTTAATGTCGATACAGAATTCCGCTAGATGCAATAGTAACCGACACTGGTTGCGAGGGGAGAATGCCACCAACGCCATACGAGGTAATGAGGCATGACAAAGTCAAAGGAGAGATTACCATTGGCCTCTATTTCAATCCTGAGGTATTAATTCTTTCTCTTCCACTTAACAATACGTGTGTAtgcatgaatatatatatatatatatatatatatatatatatatgtatgtatgtatgtatgtatgtatgtatgtactaTATGCTAAAAGCTGAACTAATATAACACTGATTTTTCCTCCATTTGCTTCAGATATCTGTATTTTGTTAACgacaataatatatattttaagaaaataatattaattgcatatatatatatatataatattttcgTTTTTTCTTAGCCTGGCCATGAAAGCCGTGGTGATTGCTGTGAtgacgaggaagaagaagaagattgacaTGGTGGATGCCTGAAGGATGTGCTTTTTCTCGACGCCACTACTTTATATGTTATATGGAAATGTtgctttttttatctttttatttgctGTGAAGAATAATACGCACGTTAATCTCTGGTTTTGGAGATTTCAGTGTTAGCAATGGAACGCAttgtaataataaaattatacttgtttttgACGTTTAGTTTCTGTAATGTCGACTCAAATATTCCTAAACCAATAGCAAACAATTACCACTACGGTTTAATGATATTATTTAGCTATTTATACGCAAATAATCTTAGATTCAAGTctcatgaattaaaaaaaaaaaaaaaaaaaatatatatatatatatatatatatatatatatatatatcttataaATGACTAGTTTAATACTGAATATTGCAAGCCTATTATAAGACTTAACTCAACCACAAACTACCAGTGGGTTGGTCCAAAGCCTCCCATCAATCTTATAGCCCAAACTGTCCAAAATCCAAActaatttgattttattagtGGGTCATAAAATGTAGATTGTGCATTTGGTAAGAAGTAAGCACATAATTCCTATACTAAAACCCCAAAACAGTGATATTGTTCATGGACAGTGCGCGGACGAAAATGCCCTCCGTTTTGGTGTTGCTGTTCTGTTTGGTTGAGTCTTTGTACAGCGAAATTACACCAGTGCCCTTTGTTTGGTTGCATTTGACGGAATTGGACTTTGTTTCAGTTTTATTATaggttgtatttgcttttacTATAGTTGAAGCATAGTTTTGTCAAGCCCACGTTGGTCATCGCGTGGTACTTTGTTTGGGTTATATTTTCTCCCGTTTTGTTTCCATCTTTGCTTCGTGGTCGCTCTCACCCATTTTGTTTCCTCTCATTTCCATCTTCACGGTCGCTCTCACCTCTCGGAGCTTAAATCCTTTTTGCCTCAAAATTTTCTGCTTCAGGTAGTCGCAAATTTTCGTCCTGTTGCTTTCAGTCAATGCTTTGTGCGGTTCTGCAGCCTGCGGTTGCTCGGAAAATACGAAATCGGTATAAGGTCTTTTTGATTTTTGGTTTGGTTGGAAGAAAGAGTTCTCTTTTGTTGTGTCTGAAGATAtcaaaaacaaaatctttttcttttccttaattttttaaCCCGGATCATGTTATGGGTTCTGATGAAAGATTAAACTGAGTTTGAGAGTTTTAGTTTATTGAAAGAGGCAAGGAgttattttgaaaaatggagGTTGAAGGAAGAGAGTACGGATGGAGAGGAACCTCAGcctgtacccttttttttttgcccgTTTGTTTCCTCTTTGTCCAGTTTTCCATTTGTTCCctttttgccatttattatttgtgctttgagtttttttgtttgtttgatctcTTATATGAATATGTTTTGTTCTTTGTCTGTAATCGTCGTTATTAAAATGATGTGTGTTACTGTATGGCGCGGATCCGATGTATTGAAAATACTTAGTTGTCTTTTTTGGATTTCCTTGCTTATATTTAGTCTTGGTTTAGGTATTGTTGGTTAATTCCTTTGTCCATATAATAAACTGTGTGTGAACAGGCTGTGTAaggtttttctgatttttagtttggttggaagaaagagttttcttttgttgtgtCTAAAGATATCAAAAacgaaatctttttttttttttttttttcataattttttaaccCAGATCATGTTATGGGTTCTAATGGAAGATTAAATTGGGTTTGGGAGTTTTAGTTTATTGAAAGAGGCAGGGAGTTATTTTCGAAAAATGGAGGTCGAAGGAAGAGAGTACGGATGGAGAGGAAACTCAgtctttaccctttttttattgCCCGTTTGTTTCCTCTTTGTCCAGTATTCCATTTGTTCCCTTTTTGCCATTTATCATTTGTTCTTTGAGTTTTTTTGTATGTTTGATCTCTTATAGGAATATGTTTTATTCTTTGTTTGTAATCGTCATTAAAGTgatgtgtgtttgtgtatgCCGCAGATCCAATGTATTGAAAATGCCTGCACTGATGAGGGGATGTGCCTGATAGGGTAAtggatttaaaaattttaa encodes the following:
- the LOC137711491 gene encoding elicitor-responsive protein 3-like, translated to MAPRGTLEVQLVGAKELKNMDVAMMDPYCVITYKDQQKKSGVARGQGSMPDWNETLLFTIAGAEDDLGIKIYDQDSGSLDDYVGELKIPLDAIVTDTGCEGRMPPTPYEVMRHDKVKGEITIGLYFNPEPGHESRGDCCDDEEEEED